TGTGAAGACCGTGGGCGAACCGCGCGAGTTCACCGATTTCGAACCCCGTGACCACCTGGAGATCGGCGAGCTGATCGGCGCCATCGACATGGAACGCGGCGCCAAGGTGTCCGGTTCGCGCTTCTACTTCCTCAGGGGTGTGGGCGCCCGCCTGGAGATGGCACTGCTGCAGATGGCCATGGACCAGGCGATCGCCAACGGCTTCGTCCCGATGATCACCCCCACGCTCGTGCGTCCGGAGACCATGCAGGGCACCGGCTTCGATGTGAAGCACGACGCCGAGATCTACCGCCTGGCCGAGGACGACCTCTACCTGGTGGGCACCTCCGAGGTGGCCCTGGCCGGCTATCACGGCGACGAGATCCTGGACCTGTCCGACGGTCCCATCCGCTACGCGGGCCAGAGCTCGTGCTATCGCCGTGAGGCCGGTTCGCACGGCAAGGACACCCGCGGCATCATCCGCGTCCACCAGTTCAACAAGGTGGAGATGTTCATCTACACGACTCAGGAGGAAGCGGCCGCCGAACACGAGCGCCTGCTGGCCTGGGAAGAGGAGATGCTGGCCAAGTGCGAGCTGCCGTACCGCGTGATCGACACGGCCGCCGGTGACCTGGGCTCCTCCGCCGCACGGAAGTTCGACTGCGAGGCCTGGGTCCCCACGCAGGGCGCCTACCGCGAGCTGACCTCCACCTCCAACTGCACCGGCTACCAGGCCCGCCGCCTGAACATCCGCGAGCGGGTGTTCGCGGAGGACGGGACGCCCAAGGGCACGCGCGCCGTCGCGACCCTGAACGGCACCCTGGCCACGACCCGCTGGATCGTCGCCATCCTGGAGCACCACCAGAACGCGGACGGCTCCGTCACGGTCCCGGCCGCACTCCGTCCGTACCTGGGCGGCCTCGAGGTGTTCCCGGTCCTCTAGGGGCGGCGTTTCACCCCACGGTTTTGTTGATGACCCACGGAAATTTCCGTGGGTCATCAACGTTTCCGGGGGTGCCGTCGGCATCATCGGCCACGCCGCGGAACACCTGCCCTGAGCAGCAGAGCCGCGAACCGCTCGGGACGCCGCAGATCGTCCCAGACCCAGCGGACCACGCCGTAGCCCTCGGCCCGGATCCGATCCTCGCGGCGTTTCTCCTCCACGACCACCCTTGCCGGATCCGTCCCCCTGAGGTCCTGCGCCCGTAGGTATTTCACCAGGCCGTCGAATTCGCCCACGAGCCGCGCCTCCGGCCAGAAGAAGTCCGTCCGCGCGATCTCGCCCTGCGGTCCCGGGATCCGGTGCTGGAGTTCGGGCGCCTCGAAGCCGAGCCGGTGGATGAGGGCCCTGCTCCACGATTCTCCGACCGATTCGGATCGCGGGTCAGCCAGGGCGAGCGCCTCCGACATCCTGCGTCGCGCGGCGTTCGACGGCAGTCTCCCGCAGATCCCCAGCAGGTCCTCCCGTGTCCTGGTGGCGCCCGCCGACCCGCCTCCCGACAGCACCTGGTCCAGCACCACCACGGCGTCGTCGAAGGTCAGGCGGTGAATGGTGTCGAAGAGCAGATCATCGAACGCCTGGACGCGGAGGTCGAGACCGAGGATCGGAACCCGCAGCCGGAGGCTTCCGTCGTCGGCGCCGAGCCTGAGCGCGTCCCGGAATCCGGGCGGGAGCGGGCCCGGCGGAGCGCCCTCCCGAGCGACGCCGGCCCACGCCTCAGCGGCCAGGCCGCTGTCACCGTACAGTCCCGGGAGCGGCCGGCGCCCCAGCTTCTGGGGGAGCGGGGTCAGGAAGTCGACCGTCAGAGGGACGCGGCGCAGCCCGACACCCCAGAGTGCCAGTCCCGTCTCGCGGCAGAAGACCGGTGAACGACCGGTCACAGCCAGCGACGCGATCGTCAGGGCGTAACGGTCCCACGCGGTGCCGGCAAGCCACTCCGCCGTGGGCAGGTAGACGCCTCTGCGCAGCCGGACCAGCCGTCCCTGGCGGAAATCGTGGTGGAGTCGCCAGGGCGTCGGGCCGGACCGCAGACCGGAGGGGGAGGTCACGAAATGGGCGGGTGGGAACTTCATCCCTCCACGATTCGTCATCCGCGACTGTCCTGCGTGGGGCCGTTGCCGGATGTGGACAAACTCCAACGCCAACCACCCACGCGAACGTTGTCGACCCACGGAAATTTCCGGGGGTGATCCCATGAACCGGGGGTGGGCCGGAGGTTGGCGGTGCGTAGGCCGAGCGTGGGCGGGGTGCCTCAGGTGGTCCGCCCCCGGCGCCCACGCCCCCGGAGCCGCCGCATCCCCTTCATCAGGAACACCAGCACCACCGGGATCAGCAGCAGAAACGTGACGAAGAACCCGACGCCCCGGAAGAAGATCCCCCAGGTCTCGTACCCCTCCACGACGGCGCGGGACGGGTTGCCGGGCTCGCGCACCACGGTCACCGGGTCGCCTGCGGCCGGATGGAGATCAGTGGGGATGAGGGCCCGGACGGTCAGCGGTTCGCCGGCGTCATCGGAGTACGACGCGACGATCTGGCGATTGCTCGCCTTCTGGCCGTCCTCCACCCTGACCACGACGCCGGGCGTCCGGGTCCCGTGGGCGAGGAGGTCGTCGTCGTGGGCAGTCATCACGACGCCGGCCACCGCGAACGCCGGGCCGACCAGCAGGATCGCGAGCATGAGAGCGGTGGAGAACCAGCCCTTGACCCGCGGCCACAGGCCCTTCTCCGCCGTCGCTGCGGCCGGCCGGTTCCTCGGCATCGTGCCTTCTCGCCCCCTGTCCGCGGGCCGTGTGCCCACCGGTCTGTACTGTACGTGGAGCCCGGACCGCGGCCCACCCAGGCGAACATCCACACTGTGCGCAAGGCTGTGAGTATTAACCTCCGCGCCCGGCTGTTCACGCTGAATTCACGCCGCGCTGTGACCTGGCTCCTGGCCCGGCGCGCCGTGGAGTGCTTCACTGAATCATGACCATTTTGACTGAACATGCAGTCGCTGACATCGAAGATCAGCAGCAGAATCCCACCGCCCACCTCATCGCCCTGGACGTCGACGGCACCCTCGTGGACCACGACGGCCACATGTCCCCCGGCGTCCGCGAAGCCGCTCAGGCGGTCGTCGCCGCAGGTCACCAGGTGATCATCGCGACCGGCCGTTCCCTGAACGCCACCCTTCCGATCGTCGAGCTCATCGGCCTCACCGAAGGTCATGTGGTGTGCTGCAACGGCGGCGTCACGCTCCGCCTCGACCCCACCCTGGCCGACGGTTACGAAGTCATCCACCGCGAGACCTTCGACCCCGCTCCGGCCCTCACCGCGCTCCGCAAGCGCCTGCCCGTCGCGAAGTACGCCCTCGAGGACTCGGAGGGCCGCTTCCTCTCCACCGAGCGCTTCCAGGACGCCAGTTTCGGCGTCGAGGCCACGGCCGTCGACTTCCACGAGATGCTCGAGGCGGAAGCCGTCCGCGTGGTGGTCTTCAGCTCCGAGAACACGTCCGAGGACTTCACCGAGGCGATCGCCGGCATCGGCCTGAGCGGCGTCACCTACTCGGTCGGCTGGACGGCGTGGCTGGACATCGCCGCGGCCGGCGTCACCAAGGCCAGCGCCCTCGAACGGCTCCGTGCCTCCCTCGGCTGGGATGCCACGCGCACGCTCGCCATGGGCGACGGCCGCAACGACGTCGAGATGCTCGCCTGGGCCGCCCGCGGCGTCGCCATGGGCCAGGCCCCCGAAGAGGTCCGGGCCGTGGCGGACGAGATCACGGCCTCCGTGGACGACGACGGCGCGGCACGCGTCCTGCGTTCCCTCCTCGCGTAGGGGCCGGGTCCGCCTCAGTCGCCGGCGCCGGCAGCTCCCCGGAGCAGCCGGGTCGCCAGGCCGCGCCCGAGGAGCTCCTCGTGCCAGCCAGTCCGGCCCAGGGCCTTGCTGACCGCCTGGGTCGTGATCCCGAGCGCCGACGCCACGGTCTTGTACTGGCCGCGGACGCCGGGCGTCAGCAGGTCCACCACGCGCCACTCGGCCTCGGAACGGGCCGCCACGATCCGGGCGACGAGCCGCAGGGCGCCCTCCGCGTCCAGCGCGGCCTCCGGTGATTCGCCGGCGACCGCCACCGCATAACGGACCTGCCCCTTCCCCAGCGCCACCATGGCGCCCGTGGCCAGATCCCGGGCGAAGCGCGCCGAGGTGTCGTCCACGCCCTGGGCCGCCCCGACCGCGGCGAGCAGGCCGGGATGGCGGGGCGCCAGCAGTGCCGCGCGCACGGCGTCGTCGGCGTCCTGCGTGGTCAGCCACCAGGTCGGCGACGCTTCGGCCTTCCGCGCGCCGAGGGCCCGCAGCGCGTCGGTCGCCTCTGGGGTCATCCGGGAGGCGCGGAAGCAGACGGCGTAACTGTTCATGAGCGGGAGCCTCCGGGGACGGTCGTGGGATCCGCTGCCGGGTCGGGGACGGGCGGCATCCCGAGCGCCAGCCCGGAGCGGAGGTCGATCGCGGTGAACTTCGCCGTGTAGCCGTCGCCGCCGCTGGTGCCGCCCTCCGTGAGGGACAGGATCAGGAGCACGACCCACAGCGGGGCGAACGACCAGCACAGTGTCCGCCAGCCGCCCAGCCAGGCGCCCGCGCGCCTGCCGTCGCTGATCCGGACCCCTCGCATGCCGGCCGCGAGGTCGCCCAGCCCGCCGACGCGGCCGCAGACCATCCCGTACAGGAAGACCACCAGGAACCAGATCGCCGCGGCGGCCCCGGCGTAGGCCCAGAAACTCGTCTGGAACGTGATGGACAGGGATCCCAGCGCATAGCTCTGGACCAGGGCGTTGAAGACCGCGATCAGTGACCCGGCGACCACCAGCACCGCCACCGCGTCCAGGGTCCGGCCCCAGAAGTGCGGCCACCCCTTCTTGGTGACGTAGAGCTGTCCGGTCCGGGGGTGCCGCAGCACGGGCCGGCCCGTGACGGCATCGACGAAGCCGGTGCGCTCCGCGGTGTTCCCACTCATCCGTTCGTCCCTCCGAGGATCCCAGGTCCGGCCGGATTCCCGGCCTCCCTGCAACTGTAATGGCTGGCCTGCGGGCGGGTGCTTCCCTCTCCACCACGACGACGGCGACCCGCCGCGGACCGTCAGTGACAGTCGCGCGGCGGGTCGCCGTCGTCGTGCGTCCGGGGAGTGCCCCGGCGGGGATCAGTGGCCCTGGGCCTGGAAACGCTCGATGGAGGCCTGGAGCTCTGCCTCGGCGGCGGCGCGGTCCGACCAGCCGGCGGCCTTGACCCACTTGCCCGGTTCGAGGTCCTTGTAGCGGGTGAAGAAGTGCTCGATCTCCTTGACCAGGAACTCGTCCAGATCGCCGATCTCCTGCAGGTGGTCGAAGCGCTTGTCGGCCGGCACGCAGACGACCTTGGCGTCGCCGCCGGCCTCGTCCTCCATGTTGAAGATGGCGATCGGGCGGGCTTCCATGACGATGCCGGGGAACAGGTCCACATCCGGGTAGAACACGAGGGCGTCCAGCGGGTCGCCGTCCTCACCCAGGGTGTCGTCGAAGAAACCGTAGTGGGTGGGGTACTGCATCGAGGTGAAGAGGACGCGGTCCAGGCGGACGCGGCCGGTCTCGTGGTCCACTTCGTACTTGACGCGGGAGCCGCGCGGGATCTCGATCGTGACGTCGTGCTTCATGGGAACTCCGTAGCTTGTCGTGCCGCCTCGCGGCGTGAGGTACTGAGCGGCAGGCTGGTGACCCTGCCGCCGACTACTATTGAGGATATAGCCACGGCCTGGGATTTTCTCCGGCCGGGCAGCCCGCAGCAGGCCCATGACGCCGCCGGGCCGGGACGGTGACAGGGGATTCACACACATGAGCAGGGTGGCGCGTGCCGCGGGTTCGGCACTCCTGGTCCTCGTGCTGCTGGCCCTGATCGTCCCCCTCGGAATCCACTGGTCCGGGGCCTCGTTCTCCGCCTCGTCTCAGCCCGCCGTGAGCACCCCGCCCTGGCAGCTGCCGCCGACGGCCCCGGCCCCGCAGAGCGGCGGTCTGCGTTCCAGGGCCCCGCAGCCGTCCCCGGCGGCGCTGTCCGCGCTGCTCGGCAAGACCCTGGCGCCCGACGGCGACGGGAGCTTCGCCGCTCAGGTCGTGGACGCGGCGTCGGGAGCGGTCCTGTACTCGCGCGCCGCTGACGACGCACGCACTCCGGCCTCCAACATGAAGCTGCTGACCGCCGCCGCGGCGCTCCAGTCGCTCGGCCCGGACACCCGCTTCACGACCGAGGTCATCCGCACGGGTCCGTCCTCCCTGACGATCCGGGGCGGGGGAGACGTGCTGCTCACCGCGGGCGCCTCCCAGCCGGACGAGGTGATGGGCCACGCCGGACTGGCGACGCTCGCCTCCCGCACGGTCGCGCAGCTGCGGGCCGCCGGGGTGAAGGGCAAGGTGACGGTCGCGGGGGACGCCGGGCTGTTCAGCGGGCCTGCGCTGAATCCGGCCGTCGACCCGGGGGATGTCGCCGCGGGGGAGACCGCGCCCGTCGCGCCGATGGCGCTGAATTCGGCGCGAACGGACCCCGACGTGCTCACCGGCCCGCGCCCGCAGGATCAGACCGCCACCGTGGTCAAGGCGTTCCTGGCCGCGCTCACCACGGCGGGCGCGACCGGCGGGACCCCTCTCACCTTCGTGGCCGGCGGCAAGGCCGGCCCGGGCGACGTCCTGGCCGGGGTGGACTCCGCCACGGTCGCCGAACAGGTGTCCTGGATGCTGCAGCACTCGGACAACTTCCTGACCGACGTCCTGGGCCGGATGGTCGCCGTGAAGTCCGGCCGCCCCGGAAGCTATGCCGGCGCCATCGCGGCCGTCCGGAGCGAACTCGACCAGCTCGGACTGGACACGCGCGGCATGGTGATCGCGGATCTGAGCGGCCTCTCGGCGGCCAACCGGGTCAGCCCGGCCCAGTTCACCGCGCTGATCCGGCTCATGACCACCGGGTCCAACGCCGCGCTGCGGGCCGCGCTGGACGGCTTCCCGGTGGCGGGGCTCAGCGGAACGCTCAACGCCCGGTACGGGGACGCCTCCAGCAAGGGCGGCGCGGGCCTGGTCCGGGCGAAGACCGGGACGCTCAACACCGTGCTCAGCCTGTCGGGCTACGTGGTGGACGCCGACGGCCGGCTCCTCGTCTTCTCCTTCATCGGGAACGGCCTCACGCCGGGCGCGGCGGGCAACAAAGCCGCCCTCGACGATTCGGCGACGGTGCTCGCCGGCTGCGGCTGCCGCTGAGCCGCTCCGCCCGCATCCGGACCGGAAGCCCGGTGAACTGTCAGCCCGGTAGGGCAGGATGGTGACATGAGCTCTCAGTCCACACCAGCACTCATCGACTGGAATCTGGCCGCGGCCACCGCGGCACGGCTCGCCCCGGCGGGGCCCCGATTGCGCCCGGCCGAGATCGCGGCCGCGGTGCAGGACATCCGGGCCAAAGCCGACGCCTCGGTGGAGCATGTGCACCGGATCACCGGCCTGGAAGCCGCCCGTAATCTGCGGGACTCCCAGGTCCTCGTGGTGGACCGGGCCGGTTGGGCGAAGGCGAACACGCAGGGTTTCGCGGCCATGATGACGCCCGCCCTCCACGCGTTCCGGGAGCGGCTGGCCAAGGACATGACCCCGGGCAGCGCCAAGGTCGGCGGGGCGATCACCGGGGCGCAGATGGGCTCGGTGCTGGCCTTCCTCTCCAGCAAGGTGCTCGGCCAGTACGAGCCGTTCTCCGCCCACCTGAACCAGGGGGAGGGCCACGCGGGGCGACTGCTCCTGGTAGCCCCGAACATCGTGGAGATCGAACGTCAGCTGGGCGTGGACCCGGACGACTTCCGGCTCTGGGTCTGCCTGCACGAACAGACCCACCGCGTGCAGTTCGCCGCGGCGCCGTGGCTGGCCGGTTTCATGATGGAGCAGATCGGGCAGCTGAGCGGCTCCCTCGTGGACAACGCCGGGTCCTTCCTCGAGCGGGCCACGCGTGCCGTCGTGTCCCTGAAGGAGGAGCGACAGGATCCCGAGGCCCCCAAGGGCTCGATCACGGATCTGCTGCAGGGCCCGGAGGAGAAGGCGATCATGTCGCGCCTCACCGGCATCATGAGCCTGCTGGAAGGCCACGCGAACGTGGTCATGGACGCTGTGGACGCCGACGTCGTGCCGAGTGTCCGCACCATCCGGCAGCGATTCAGCGCGCGCGGCAAGGACCGCGGCGTGGTGGAGAAGTTCTTCCGGCGTCTGCTGGGGCTGGACGCCAAGATGCGGCAGTACACGGACGGCGCGCGCTTCGTCCGTGCCGTGGTGGACCGCGTCGGGATGGAAGGCTTCAACAAGGTCTGGGAGCGCCCCGAGAACCTCCCCACCGAGGCCGAGATCCACGACGCCGACACCTGGCTCGTGCGCATGGGGCTCGCCGGCGGTGTCTGAGACGGAGCTCCCGGCGGCTCCCGCGCAAGGCGTCACGACCGCTGTGCCCGGCTCGGTGGACGCCGACCCCGACGCGCGGCCCCGTGGACGCCGGAGCAAGGGGCGGCTCGCCCCGGTCCTGGGGACAGCCCGGCTGCATCTGCGCCAGGCGCTGGAGGATGAAGGATACCTGCCCCGGAATATGGCCCGTGGTCAGCGGGCGCTGAATCCGTCGGGTGACGGCCCCTTGAGAGTGCTCGTCGCGCTGAGCGGAGGCCCGGATTCGCTTGCGTTGGCCGCCGCCGCAGCGTTCTATGCCCGAAGCGGCATGTTCGAGGCCGGCGCCGTCGTGGTGGATCACCAGATGCAGGACGGCTCCGCGGAGGTCGCCCGACGAGCGGCGGGGCAGGCCCTGGGCCTCGGACTGGACCCGGTCCAGGTGGTCACCGTGACGGTCCCCGACACGGGCGATGGGCCGGAGGCGTCCGCCCGGATCGTTCGGCACGCTGCCTTGGAGTCAGCCGCCCGCGACGCCGGCGCCCAGGTGGTCCTGCTCGGTCACACCCTGGACGACCAGGCCGAACAGGTCCTCCTGGCGCTCGCCCGCGGTTCCGGGACTCGCGCGCTGTCCGGCATTCCCCGCCGGCGGGACTTCCCCGAGGGCGCCTACCTGAGGCCGTTCCTGGACCTGCGCCGCGAGGACACGGAAGCCGTGTGTGAGGCGGAGGAGCTGGACACCTGGCAGGACCCGAGCAACGCCGATCCCGCCTTCGCTCGGTCCCGCGTGCGGACCGTGGTGCTGCCGCTCCTGGAGCAGCAGCTCGGCCCGGGAGTCGCGGAGTCGCTGCACCGCTCGGCCCACATCCTCGCGGCCGACGCCGCCTTCCTGGACGCCGAGTCCGAACGGCACTTCGCCGCCCTCGCGGTGACCCATGGGGACGGCGTCCTCGAGCTTCCCGAGCAGGGGCTCCGGGAGCTCCCGGAGGCTCTGCGTGTGAGAGTCGTCGCACTCGCCGTGACCGCGCTGGGCGGCTCGCCGAGTTACGAGAGGCTCCAGGCCGCCGTCGCTCTCCTGAAACGGCAGGGAAGTGCGGGTCCTGTGCAGTTGCCGGGCAAGGTGAGTGTGCATCGCCTGCCGAGGCCCAAAGGGGCGCGCAGGGGCAGCGGGGAGTATGGGAAACTGGTGCTCAGGAGTACCGGGGGTCGCGCGGCAGACGCGGGACTGACAGGCCAAGGCTAGACACAACAGGAGTCAGGGTGGATTCGCAGGACGTCCAGGCAGATCTCAAGGAAATTCTTCTGACCAAGGAGGAGATCCAGCAGCGCATCACGGAACTCGCCGCTCAGATCGACAAGGATTACGAAGGCCGCGATCTGCTGATCGTGGGCGTGCTGAAGGGCGCGGTCATGGTCATGGCGGACCTCGCGAGGGCACTGCACAGCCACGTGACCATGGACTGGATGGCCGTGTCGTCCTACGGCTCCGGGACGCAGTCCTCCGGCGTCGTCCGTATCATCAAGGACCTCGAGACGGACCTGCTCGGCAAGCACGTCCTGATCGTCGAGGACATCATCGATTCCGGCCTGACCCTCTCCTGGCTCAAGGCGAACCTGGAATCCCGTGGCCCCGCGAGCGTGGAGATCTGCACCATGCTGCGCAAGCCGGATGCCGCCAAGGTCGAGATCGACGTCAAGTACGTCGGCAAGGACATCCCCAACGAGTTCGTGGTGGGCTACGGCCTCGACTACGCCGAGAAGTACCGCAACCTGGACTTCGTGGGCAGCCTGGCCCCGCACGTCTACGAGTAGACACCTTCTTCCGGAACCCCGTCCGGACACCGCCCGCGCTGACACAGCCGGGGGTGTTCCGGGCGGGGTTCCGTGCTGTCCGGGTCCATGTTCTTCGCCTGGCCCTGCGCCCTAGTTCCCCTCTTGCGCCCCAATTGAGGCGCAAACGACGAATCTGGGCGCGGAAACAGTGGATTCCAGAGAGCGGGGGCTGGGGAGAGGGAACTCGCGGGTCCCGGTCATGGCCGCTCGGGCTCCCGAGCCATCACCCCGGCTACCCTTCCAGCCCCGGATGCCGTTTAATGTCTCCATGCCCCACAACCCCTGCGCATCTCTCGACACCCTTGACCTAACACGTGTGAGGTCCGGGACTCCCGACCGCCGTCCCGTCCTGCACCACACGGCGGAGAACACCTGGCTCAACGATCCCAACGGCCTGATCTTCCACCACGGGCTCTACCACCTCTACTACCAGAACAACCCGTTC
Above is a window of Arthrobacter sp. Y-9 DNA encoding:
- the dacB gene encoding D-alanyl-D-alanine carboxypeptidase/D-alanyl-D-alanine-endopeptidase → MSRVARAAGSALLVLVLLALIVPLGIHWSGASFSASSQPAVSTPPWQLPPTAPAPQSGGLRSRAPQPSPAALSALLGKTLAPDGDGSFAAQVVDAASGAVLYSRAADDARTPASNMKLLTAAAALQSLGPDTRFTTEVIRTGPSSLTIRGGGDVLLTAGASQPDEVMGHAGLATLASRTVAQLRAAGVKGKVTVAGDAGLFSGPALNPAVDPGDVAAGETAPVAPMALNSARTDPDVLTGPRPQDQTATVVKAFLAALTTAGATGGTPLTFVAGGKAGPGDVLAGVDSATVAEQVSWMLQHSDNFLTDVLGRMVAVKSGRPGSYAGAIAAVRSELDQLGLDTRGMVIADLSGLSAANRVSPAQFTALIRLMTTGSNAALRAALDGFPVAGLSGTLNARYGDASSKGGAGLVRAKTGTLNTVLSLSGYVVDADGRLLVFSFIGNGLTPGAAGNKAALDDSATVLAGCGCR
- a CDS encoding DUF3592 domain-containing protein, with the protein product MPRNRPAAATAEKGLWPRVKGWFSTALMLAILLVGPAFAVAGVVMTAHDDDLLAHGTRTPGVVVRVEDGQKASNRQIVASYSDDAGEPLTVRALIPTDLHPAAGDPVTVVREPGNPSRAVVEGYETWGIFFRGVGFFVTFLLLIPVVLVFLMKGMRRLRGRGRRGRTT
- the serS gene encoding serine--tRNA ligase, whose protein sequence is MIDVKELIENPEKFRASQRARGADESLVDQLVAADATRRSALTRYENLRAEQNAFGKRVAQAKGEEKQALLAEVKELAANVKAAAAEADTAQTTQDELLRVIPNLVLDGVPEGGEDDYVVVKTVGEPREFTDFEPRDHLEIGELIGAIDMERGAKVSGSRFYFLRGVGARLEMALLQMAMDQAIANGFVPMITPTLVRPETMQGTGFDVKHDAEIYRLAEDDLYLVGTSEVALAGYHGDEILDLSDGPIRYAGQSSCYRREAGSHGKDTRGIIRVHQFNKVEMFIYTTQEEAAAEHERLLAWEEEMLAKCELPYRVIDTAAGDLGSSAARKFDCEAWVPTQGAYRELTSTSNCTGYQARRLNIRERVFAEDGTPKGTRAVATLNGTLATTRWIVAILEHHQNADGSVTVPAALRPYLGGLEVFPVL
- the tilS gene encoding tRNA lysidine(34) synthetase TilS, with amino-acid sequence MSETELPAAPAQGVTTAVPGSVDADPDARPRGRRSKGRLAPVLGTARLHLRQALEDEGYLPRNMARGQRALNPSGDGPLRVLVALSGGPDSLALAAAAAFYARSGMFEAGAVVVDHQMQDGSAEVARRAAGQALGLGLDPVQVVTVTVPDTGDGPEASARIVRHAALESAARDAGAQVVLLGHTLDDQAEQVLLALARGSGTRALSGIPRRRDFPEGAYLRPFLDLRREDTEAVCEAEELDTWQDPSNADPAFARSRVRTVVLPLLEQQLGPGVAESLHRSAHILAADAAFLDAESERHFAALAVTHGDGVLELPEQGLRELPEALRVRVVALAVTALGGSPSYERLQAAVALLKRQGSAGPVQLPGKVSVHRLPRPKGARRGSGEYGKLVLRSTGGRAADAGLTGQG
- a CDS encoding inorganic diphosphatase → MKHDVTIEIPRGSRVKYEVDHETGRVRLDRVLFTSMQYPTHYGFFDDTLGEDGDPLDALVFYPDVDLFPGIVMEARPIAIFNMEDEAGGDAKVVCVPADKRFDHLQEIGDLDEFLVKEIEHFFTRYKDLEPGKWVKAAGWSDRAAAEAELQASIERFQAQGH
- the hpt gene encoding hypoxanthine phosphoribosyltransferase yields the protein MDSQDVQADLKEILLTKEEIQQRITELAAQIDKDYEGRDLLIVGVLKGAVMVMADLARALHSHVTMDWMAVSSYGSGTQSSGVVRIIKDLETDLLGKHVLIVEDIIDSGLTLSWLKANLESRGPASVEICTMLRKPDAAKVEIDVKYVGKDIPNEFVVGYGLDYAEKYRNLDFVGSLAPHVYE
- a CDS encoding HAD family hydrolase; translation: MTILTEHAVADIEDQQQNPTAHLIALDVDGTLVDHDGHMSPGVREAAQAVVAAGHQVIIATGRSLNATLPIVELIGLTEGHVVCCNGGVTLRLDPTLADGYEVIHRETFDPAPALTALRKRLPVAKYALEDSEGRFLSTERFQDASFGVEATAVDFHEMLEAEAVRVVVFSSENTSEDFTEAIAGIGLSGVTYSVGWTAWLDIAAAGVTKASALERLRASLGWDATRTLAMGDGRNDVEMLAWAARGVAMGQAPEEVRAVADEITASVDDDGAARVLRSLLA
- a CDS encoding zinc-dependent metalloprotease — translated: MSSQSTPALIDWNLAAATAARLAPAGPRLRPAEIAAAVQDIRAKADASVEHVHRITGLEAARNLRDSQVLVVDRAGWAKANTQGFAAMMTPALHAFRERLAKDMTPGSAKVGGAITGAQMGSVLAFLSSKVLGQYEPFSAHLNQGEGHAGRLLLVAPNIVEIERQLGVDPDDFRLWVCLHEQTHRVQFAAAPWLAGFMMEQIGQLSGSLVDNAGSFLERATRAVVSLKEERQDPEAPKGSITDLLQGPEEKAIMSRLTGIMSLLEGHANVVMDAVDADVVPSVRTIRQRFSARGKDRGVVEKFFRRLLGLDAKMRQYTDGARFVRAVVDRVGMEGFNKVWERPENLPTEAEIHDADTWLVRMGLAGGV